A window of the Azospirillum formosense genome harbors these coding sequences:
- a CDS encoding site-specific integrase, whose protein sequence is MSSYLKRKGDRMVFRRRIPQCLIARFGRSELAISLGDLGPRAARAKARALAAQSDELFSMVSRNLHLSPAEVTELARRWFASATAENEERLQAIPPGDSARAAHERQLAEDDRESTRVMLADNQWPAASAIADRLLADAGIEHWEGEEAAYRDLCRMILRASAQAAEIHLARLKGDYSATPSDPVFIEKAEPVIVRVEVPNPPPAEAPAPTKSAPKAPLFSTAVTSYTAEKNRAGEWRGSTEHQYRRFYELFSGFLGDQPVNAYTRADIGRWVEALQQIPSTYGQSTALRGKTLKELVAYTAANPSVEPVTARTVQKHTIALSGFFGWCRDRGHIDDNPVTRSFRYKKDRRAREQRAAWEAPELNKLFSSPIWTGCKSESRRSAPGTLMLSDALFWIPLIAVFSGMRLEEIAALRVEDVQTDSGIAFFDITPAGGKLLKTAAAVRRVPVHKELVDVGFLRYVEQQRRAKVERLFPELQPGGPDKRFGFYPTKKLSRYFDAVGILDLDVHGFRHAAITGLQRAEVAEPIIRDLVGHEGSGSETHRYSKGYPLPQLADALNRLAYPGLQLDHLKL, encoded by the coding sequence ATGTCTTCATATCTCAAGCGCAAGGGCGACCGGATGGTGTTCCGGCGCCGTATCCCCCAATGCCTTATCGCTCGTTTTGGCCGGTCTGAACTGGCAATCTCGCTCGGCGATCTTGGCCCGCGAGCTGCCCGCGCGAAGGCGCGGGCGCTGGCCGCACAATCCGACGAGCTGTTCAGTATGGTTTCCCGGAATCTCCACCTCTCCCCCGCCGAAGTGACCGAGCTTGCCCGCCGATGGTTCGCCAGCGCGACAGCGGAGAATGAGGAACGCCTTCAGGCCATACCGCCCGGCGACAGCGCCCGTGCTGCACACGAAAGGCAACTGGCCGAGGATGATCGCGAATCGACGCGCGTCATGCTGGCCGACAACCAATGGCCCGCGGCCAGCGCTATTGCTGATCGCCTGCTGGCAGACGCCGGCATTGAGCATTGGGAAGGTGAAGAAGCGGCCTACCGCGACCTGTGCCGCATGATCCTGCGCGCCAGCGCCCAGGCCGCCGAAATCCATCTCGCGCGGCTGAAGGGCGACTACTCGGCTACGCCTTCCGATCCGGTGTTCATCGAGAAGGCGGAACCCGTCATCGTGCGGGTTGAAGTGCCTAACCCGCCGCCTGCCGAAGCGCCAGCACCGACCAAATCCGCGCCGAAGGCGCCTCTGTTCTCGACCGCTGTCACCTCCTACACCGCCGAGAAGAACCGGGCCGGGGAATGGCGAGGCAGCACAGAACACCAGTACCGGCGCTTCTATGAGCTGTTCTCAGGCTTCTTGGGCGACCAGCCGGTGAACGCCTACACGCGCGCCGACATTGGCCGGTGGGTGGAGGCGTTGCAGCAGATCCCTTCGACCTACGGCCAATCCACGGCTCTCCGCGGCAAGACCCTCAAGGAACTGGTCGCCTATACTGCCGCCAATCCGTCCGTCGAGCCGGTGACGGCCCGGACGGTGCAGAAGCACACCATTGCCCTATCAGGCTTCTTCGGCTGGTGCAGGGACCGGGGCCATATAGACGACAACCCGGTGACGCGCTCCTTCCGCTACAAAAAGGACCGCCGCGCACGGGAGCAGCGGGCGGCGTGGGAAGCGCCAGAGCTGAACAAGCTGTTCTCCTCCCCGATCTGGACCGGCTGCAAATCGGAGTCTCGCCGCTCTGCACCGGGGACGCTCATGCTGAGCGACGCGCTGTTCTGGATACCGTTGATCGCCGTGTTCTCCGGGATGCGCCTGGAGGAGATCGCCGCGTTGCGCGTCGAGGACGTTCAGACTGATTCGGGCATCGCCTTCTTCGACATCACGCCAGCCGGGGGAAAGCTGCTGAAGACCGCAGCCGCCGTGCGCCGCGTCCCTGTCCACAAAGAACTGGTCGACGTCGGGTTCCTGCGCTACGTCGAGCAGCAGCGGCGGGCCAAGGTGGAGCGGCTGTTCCCCGAACTCCAACCTGGAGGCCCGGACAAGCGCTTTGGCTTCTATCCGACGAAGAAGCTGAGCCGGTACTTTGATGCGGTGGGCATCCTCGATTTGGACGTTCACGGATTTCGTCATGCCGCGATCACCGGGTTGCAGCGCGCCGAGGTAGCAGAGCCGATCATCCGCGATCTGGTCGGCCATGAGGGGAGCGGTTCGGAGACGCACCGCTATTCCAAAGGCTACCCCCTCCCCCAGCTCGCCGACGCGCTCAATCGTCTGGCCTACCCCGGCCTACAGCTCGACCACCTCAAGCTATGA
- a CDS encoding recombinase family protein, protein MTKAIAYLRVSTQAQGKSGLGIEAQRDAIARFAQTEGIEIIAAFEEHETGKGSDALDRRPQLAAALTAARKAKCPVIVSKLDRLSRDVHFISGLMAQRVPFIVAELGADADPFMLHLYAALAEKERSLIAERTRVALAAKKAQRVQLGNRTNLAEAQAKGAATNAEKAGAFAAKVLPIIKSIPGSLNAKAKELNARGIATATGNGAWTAKAVQRVMQRAA, encoded by the coding sequence ATGACGAAGGCGATTGCATACCTCCGAGTTTCGACCCAGGCGCAGGGGAAGTCCGGCCTTGGCATCGAAGCGCAGCGGGACGCCATCGCCCGGTTCGCACAGACCGAGGGCATTGAGATCATCGCCGCCTTCGAGGAGCACGAAACCGGCAAGGGTTCCGACGCGCTCGACCGCCGCCCTCAGCTCGCCGCCGCACTGACAGCCGCACGCAAGGCCAAGTGCCCGGTCATCGTCAGCAAGCTCGACCGGCTGTCCCGCGACGTGCATTTCATCTCCGGCCTCATGGCTCAGCGGGTCCCGTTCATCGTCGCCGAGTTGGGCGCCGATGCCGATCCGTTCATGCTCCACTTGTATGCCGCCCTCGCAGAGAAGGAGCGCAGCCTGATTGCCGAGCGTACCCGTGTGGCGCTGGCCGCCAAGAAGGCCCAACGCGTGCAGCTCGGCAACCGGACGAACCTCGCCGAAGCTCAAGCGAAGGGCGCCGCGACCAACGCCGAGAAGGCCGGCGCGTTCGCCGCGAAGGTGCTGCCGATCATCAAGAGCATCCCCGGTTCGCTGAACGCTAAAGCGAAGGAACTGAACGCCCGTGGCATCGCTACAGCGACGGGCAACGGAGCCTGGACGGCGAAGGCGGTTCAGCGCGTCATGCAGCGGGCCGCTTGA
- a CDS encoding tape measure protein — protein sequence MSINAGSVVATLDLDTRSFRAGIRTAERDLAAFQRQIGRIGTGSVTNLTRSFAGLNAVIGTLALATVTKNAVDAGESMIALQRRLELVASSVNRTGRETTTAAEQFEWLSKTALETGADFDGLSKAWVKLATTAHGAGVSLADLREGIKGTIGAGAAMGVSADGLNKVFNAMSQVGGKGQLYLEELKQQMGEHLPLAMQITARGLGVTTQELMNLTKKGKVSADQFFEAWAKGAKEFQGFGSLLAASFTGQLQNFKTIWRTEVGGLMVDSGINDALAGMAAQFNATFAQIVQDARRNGDGIGDALIDDAEAIAQAFVGTWNAVAPLVENIGKLTGGVFSEALSAYNSLPDVVKQYGILGAMLLGAKPLQIIAALAAIKEGGSALAGLEALMKGDVAGWYKEANSSGIGRFFTRDNYDRAFGEDFSRLAIDGSSVIDGKVTDDRRQAVVKERLALEEKQLTQLKAQLADANKPFAVAEGSTIPKQIAGQRKALSDEIAATEERRAMLMGLSQSIATPIPSPTFNPTTGSKEWSSLALPDPASTFAGIREGRDKARQARETTITGIDLGDAGNGSMGAEERLKLLAQMDKELRAAVRQANLLRDSFLKAGDALVMMHQRGAEFAARRADEQKRIAAGLMDERERLFTLTEAELARKAVQGEVLKVQEQQERIGLDLAHLGDAAIVAETDKLFRLQAQLSVTQQLQNAARELALYDDKAVQDARTQLQLTQLRLDTKEMESLTASLSQPEFRAETFTNDKARADLDMARLYYDYSLGMEERLQLSRAEGIDTLTGEFAGFISSMMTGQQTLTEGVRSMFSNMTKYMLDFFAKWLAQQLMMRAIMGIASLFGGGGVPMIGPGTGFIYHEGGLVGAGGMPSRSVPISLFSGAPRFHEGGLLRGEVPIIAKRGEGIFTPEQMDNADSILKAATATGGTSINVTNNITVNGSSGSPEQNADLAGQIGRQIKAEMRGLVTEEMRLQMRPGGLLRGGY from the coding sequence ATGAGCATCAACGCCGGTTCCGTCGTCGCTACCCTCGACCTCGACACCCGCAGCTTCCGCGCCGGCATCCGCACCGCCGAGCGCGACCTCGCCGCGTTCCAGCGCCAGATCGGCAGGATCGGGACGGGCAGCGTCACCAACCTGACCCGGAGCTTCGCCGGCCTCAATGCTGTCATCGGCACGCTGGCGCTCGCCACCGTCACCAAGAACGCCGTGGATGCCGGCGAGAGCATGATTGCCCTCCAGCGGCGCCTGGAACTGGTCGCCTCGTCGGTGAACCGGACAGGCCGCGAGACGACCACCGCGGCTGAACAGTTCGAGTGGCTCAGCAAGACCGCCTTGGAAACCGGCGCCGACTTCGACGGCTTGAGCAAGGCGTGGGTGAAGCTCGCCACGACGGCGCACGGCGCGGGCGTGTCGCTCGCCGACCTTCGGGAAGGCATCAAGGGCACCATCGGCGCGGGCGCCGCCATGGGCGTGTCGGCGGACGGCTTGAACAAGGTCTTCAACGCCATGTCGCAGGTTGGCGGCAAGGGACAGCTCTACCTGGAGGAGCTGAAGCAGCAGATGGGCGAGCATCTCCCCCTCGCCATGCAGATCACTGCGCGCGGCCTCGGCGTGACGACTCAGGAACTCATGAACCTGACGAAGAAGGGCAAGGTGAGCGCCGACCAGTTCTTCGAGGCGTGGGCCAAGGGCGCCAAAGAGTTCCAGGGGTTCGGCTCGCTACTCGCCGCGAGCTTCACCGGGCAGCTCCAGAACTTCAAGACGATCTGGCGCACCGAGGTTGGCGGCCTCATGGTCGATTCCGGCATCAATGACGCCCTCGCCGGCATGGCCGCTCAGTTCAACGCCACCTTCGCCCAGATCGTCCAAGACGCGCGCCGCAACGGCGATGGCATCGGGGACGCGCTGATCGACGATGCCGAGGCCATCGCCCAAGCGTTCGTCGGCACCTGGAACGCCGTGGCGCCGCTGGTGGAGAACATCGGCAAGCTGACCGGGGGCGTGTTCTCCGAGGCCCTGAGCGCTTACAACAGCCTGCCCGACGTGGTGAAGCAGTACGGCATCCTCGGCGCGATGCTCCTCGGCGCCAAGCCTCTCCAGATCATCGCCGCGCTGGCCGCGATCAAGGAGGGCGGCAGCGCCCTCGCCGGCCTGGAGGCGCTCATGAAGGGCGATGTGGCGGGATGGTACAAGGAGGCGAACAGCTCCGGCATCGGGCGCTTCTTCACCCGCGACAACTACGACCGGGCCTTCGGCGAAGACTTCTCGCGCCTCGCCATCGACGGTAGCAGCGTGATCGACGGCAAGGTGACGGACGACCGCCGGCAGGCCGTCGTCAAGGAGCGGCTCGCCCTGGAGGAGAAGCAACTCACCCAGCTCAAGGCCCAGCTCGCCGACGCCAACAAACCCTTCGCCGTCGCCGAGGGCAGCACCATCCCGAAGCAGATCGCCGGCCAGCGCAAGGCCCTCTCTGACGAGATCGCGGCGACCGAGGAGCGCCGGGCGATGCTCATGGGCTTGTCGCAATCCATCGCCACCCCGATCCCGTCGCCGACCTTCAACCCGACGACGGGAAGCAAGGAGTGGTCAAGCCTCGCCCTGCCGGACCCGGCCTCGACCTTCGCCGGCATCCGGGAAGGCCGCGACAAGGCCCGGCAAGCCCGAGAGACGACGATCACCGGGATCGACCTCGGTGACGCCGGCAACGGCAGCATGGGCGCCGAGGAGCGCCTCAAGCTCCTCGCCCAGATGGACAAGGAGCTACGCGCCGCGGTGAGGCAGGCGAACCTGTTGCGCGACAGCTTCCTGAAGGCCGGTGACGCGCTGGTGATGATGCACCAGCGCGGCGCCGAGTTCGCTGCCCGCCGGGCCGACGAACAGAAGCGGATCGCCGCCGGCCTCATGGACGAGCGCGAACGCCTCTTCACGCTCACCGAGGCCGAGCTGGCGCGGAAGGCCGTTCAGGGCGAGGTGCTGAAGGTCCAGGAGCAGCAGGAGCGCATCGGGCTTGATCTGGCGCACCTCGGCGATGCCGCCATCGTGGCCGAGACGGACAAGCTGTTCCGCCTCCAGGCGCAGCTCTCCGTCACTCAGCAGCTCCAGAACGCCGCCCGCGAGCTGGCGTTGTACGACGACAAGGCCGTGCAGGACGCCAGAACCCAGCTCCAGCTCACCCAGCTCCGCCTCGACACGAAGGAGATGGAGTCCCTTACCGCGAGCCTATCTCAGCCGGAGTTCCGCGCCGAGACGTTCACCAACGACAAGGCCCGCGCCGATTTGGACATGGCCCGGCTGTACTATGACTACAGCCTCGGCATGGAGGAGCGACTCCAGCTCAGCCGCGCCGAGGGCATCGATACCCTCACCGGAGAGTTCGCCGGCTTCATCTCCAGCATGATGACCGGCCAGCAGACGCTCACCGAGGGCGTTCGCTCCATGTTCTCCAACATGACCAAGTACATGCTGGACTTCTTCGCGAAGTGGCTCGCCCAACAGCTCATGATGAGGGCGATCATGGGCATTGCGAGCCTCTTCGGCGGCGGAGGCGTACCGATGATCGGCCCAGGAACCGGCTTCATCTATCACGAGGGCGGCCTCGTCGGCGCTGGCGGGATGCCGTCGCGCTCCGTGCCCATAAGCCTGTTCTCCGGAGCCCCGCGCTTCCATGAGGGCGGCTTGCTCCGCGGTGAAGTCCCGATCATCGCCAAGCGCGGTGAGGGCATCTTCACCCCGGAGCAGATGGATAACGCCGACAGCATCCTGAAGGCCGCCACGGCGACCGGCGGGACGAGCAT
- a CDS encoding DUF58 domain-containing protein — MASPTLGATTLRAQQRAEGLAATLPPLLVAAERVASTVAQGVHGRRRVGLGETFWQFRRYQPGDSPQMIDWRQSGKTQPVYVRENEWEAAQTVWLWRDRSPSMDYRSVNGLPTKRERADLLTLATAVLLVRGGERVGLLNSGQRPDHGKFALNRMAGQMTDPRNAHSPDALPQPEPLPRHAQVVLVGDLLSPLPEIHATVSALTGRGVRGHLLQILDPAEETLPYEGRVEFEGFEGEEELLVPRVEAVRETYLERLRAHQDGLDALARTAGWTYAVHRTDRPPQTALLGLWGALAREAV; from the coding sequence ATGGCCAGTCCCACCCTCGGCGCCACCACCCTGCGGGCGCAGCAGCGCGCGGAGGGCTTGGCCGCCACCCTGCCGCCGCTTCTGGTCGCGGCGGAGCGCGTCGCCTCCACGGTGGCGCAGGGCGTCCATGGACGGCGCCGCGTCGGGCTGGGCGAGACCTTCTGGCAGTTCCGCCGCTACCAGCCGGGGGACTCCCCGCAGATGATCGACTGGCGGCAGTCCGGCAAGACCCAGCCCGTCTATGTGCGCGAGAACGAGTGGGAGGCCGCCCAGACCGTCTGGCTGTGGCGCGACCGCTCGCCCTCCATGGACTACCGCTCGGTCAACGGCCTGCCGACGAAGCGGGAGCGCGCCGACCTGCTGACCCTCGCCACCGCGGTGCTTCTGGTGCGCGGGGGCGAGCGGGTCGGCCTGCTCAACTCCGGCCAGCGCCCGGACCACGGCAAGTTCGCCCTGAACCGCATGGCCGGCCAGATGACCGACCCGCGCAACGCCCATTCCCCCGACGCGCTGCCGCAGCCCGAGCCCCTGCCACGCCACGCCCAGGTGGTCCTGGTCGGCGACCTGCTGTCGCCGCTGCCGGAGATCCACGCCACCGTGTCGGCGCTCACCGGACGCGGCGTGCGCGGCCACCTGCTGCAGATCCTCGACCCGGCGGAGGAGACCCTGCCCTACGAGGGCCGCGTCGAGTTCGAAGGCTTCGAAGGCGAGGAGGAGCTGCTGGTGCCGCGGGTCGAGGCGGTGCGCGAGACCTACCTGGAGCGGCTGCGCGCCCACCAGGACGGTCTCGACGCCCTGGCCCGCACCGCCGGCTGGACCTACGCCGTTCACCGCACCGACCGGCCGCCCCAGACCGCCCTGCTCGGTCTGTGGGGCGCCCTGGCGCGCGAGGCGGTTTAG
- a CDS encoding MoxR family ATPase: protein MAEIEALGGRLTHVRDRIGRIIFGQQEVIDLTLITLLAGGHVLLIGVPGLAKTRLVETLGTVLGLAEKRIQCTPDLMPADILGSEVLEENEQGRRSFRFLPGPVFSQLLMADEINRASPRTQSALLQAMQERRVSVAGQYHALPQPFHVLATQNPLEQEGTYPLPEAQLDRFLMQIDVDYPDRDAERRMMIATTGAADEQAVTVLSPADLQAAQRLVRRVPVSEGVVDGILDLVRRGRPEATDLPEVQRHVAWGPGPRASQALMLAARARAVLDGRLAPSLDDVVALAKPVLRHRMALNFAARADGITLDDIINRLCAPLS from the coding sequence ATGGCGGAGATCGAGGCGCTGGGCGGCCGGCTGACCCACGTCCGCGACCGCATCGGCCGGATCATCTTCGGCCAGCAGGAGGTCATCGACCTCACGCTGATCACGCTCCTGGCCGGCGGCCACGTGCTGCTGATCGGCGTGCCCGGCCTCGCCAAGACGCGGCTGGTCGAGACGCTGGGCACCGTGCTGGGCCTCGCCGAGAAGCGCATCCAGTGCACGCCCGATCTGATGCCCGCCGATATCCTGGGGTCGGAGGTGCTGGAGGAAAACGAGCAGGGGCGCCGCTCCTTCCGCTTCCTTCCGGGGCCGGTGTTCAGCCAGCTCCTGATGGCCGACGAGATCAACCGCGCCAGCCCGCGCACCCAGTCCGCCCTGCTCCAGGCGATGCAGGAACGGCGCGTGTCGGTCGCCGGCCAGTACCACGCCCTGCCCCAGCCCTTCCACGTTCTGGCCACCCAGAACCCGCTGGAGCAGGAAGGCACCTACCCGCTGCCGGAAGCCCAGCTCGACCGCTTCCTGATGCAGATCGACGTCGATTACCCCGACCGCGACGCCGAGCGGCGGATGATGATCGCCACCACCGGCGCGGCCGACGAACAGGCGGTGACGGTGCTCTCCCCCGCCGACCTCCAGGCAGCCCAGCGTCTGGTCCGCCGCGTGCCGGTCAGCGAGGGGGTGGTCGACGGCATCCTCGACCTCGTGCGGCGGGGCCGTCCGGAAGCGACCGACCTGCCCGAGGTGCAGCGCCATGTCGCCTGGGGTCCCGGCCCGCGCGCCAGCCAGGCGCTGATGCTTGCCGCCCGCGCCCGCGCGGTGCTGGACGGGCGGCTGGCGCCGTCGCTGGACGACGTGGTGGCCCTGGCCAAACCCGTGCTGCGCCACCGCATGGCGCTGAACTTCGCGGCGCGGGCGGACGGGATCACGCTGGACGACATCATCAACCGCCTCTGCGCCCCGCTGTCGTAA
- a CDS encoding DUF4159 domain-containing protein produces MLGFGPIAFAVPWVLAALAVLPVLWWLLRVTPPAPRVVRFPAIRLLRDLTAREETPARTPLWLLILRLIVAALLILALAGPLLNPRAALPGSGPLLLLVDNGWASGRDWTSRRAALEELVSQAERQNRPVVLLPTARPAGGEAVKASPPLPASEARRLIQALEPHPWPTDRAGALEAVRGLAARGSAHTVWLSDGVGDRAARGLAETLQRMGSLEILDDSAEKPPHLLLPPSSEGAGLTARVVRADASRPESVTVRLSGADGRLLTRQPVAFEAGQLTREVRFEVPAELRNDAASLRVENDTTAGATVLLDERWRRRPVGLASGRANGENQPLLSDLHYLERALAPYNEVRRGEPDELLKRDLAVLVLSDIGALTGQEAQTIEDWVRKGGVLLRFAGPRLAQNPDRLVPVRLRLGDRALGGALSWSEPAKLQPFDGRSPFAGLHIPDDVAVSRQVLAEPALDLADRTWARLQDGTPLVTSEKRGDGYIVLVHTTASPEWSNLPMSGLFVDMLRRLVTLSGGVAGGAHGGTLEPLEVLDGFGRLVPPPAAAFPIAGDAGADVIGPRHPPGFYGTEEARRALNLTATLTRIEPLGAMPGGVARGPYGTRGEVALKPALLGIALTLAMIDLLIALMLRGLLGGLRFGGKRRRAGAAAAVLLTLGAALPMAAVPWSPARADDAQSTKVTAETYLAYVRTGDGTVDDTSRAGLESLVDVLTRRTAVEAAGAVGVDPESDELAFYPLLYWPVSGGQRALSDHARARLNEYMRNGGTILFDTRDQSAGAVGGNQALQGMVQGLDIPPLALVPPDHVLTKSFYLLNDFPGRYNGGNLWIEAREGRANDGVSPVLIGGNDWAAAWAANRNGQPLYAVVPGGERQREMAYRFGVNLVMYALTGNYKADQVHVPAILERLGQ; encoded by the coding sequence ATGCTGGGTTTCGGACCGATCGCCTTTGCCGTTCCGTGGGTGCTGGCCGCCCTGGCCGTCCTTCCGGTGCTGTGGTGGCTGCTGCGCGTCACGCCGCCGGCCCCGCGGGTCGTGCGCTTTCCCGCCATCCGGCTGCTGCGCGACCTGACGGCGCGGGAGGAAACCCCCGCCCGCACCCCGCTGTGGCTGCTGATCCTGCGCCTGATCGTCGCCGCGCTGCTGATCCTGGCGCTGGCCGGGCCGCTGCTGAACCCGCGCGCCGCCCTTCCGGGCAGCGGTCCGCTTCTGCTTCTGGTCGACAACGGCTGGGCGTCGGGCCGCGACTGGACGAGCCGCCGCGCCGCCCTGGAGGAGCTGGTGTCGCAGGCGGAGCGGCAGAACCGCCCGGTCGTCCTGTTGCCGACCGCCCGGCCCGCCGGGGGCGAGGCGGTGAAGGCCAGCCCGCCCCTGCCCGCCTCGGAAGCCCGCCGCCTGATCCAGGCGCTGGAGCCGCACCCCTGGCCGACCGACCGCGCCGGCGCGCTGGAGGCGGTGCGCGGGCTCGCCGCGCGCGGCTCCGCCCACACCGTCTGGCTGTCGGACGGCGTCGGCGACCGCGCCGCCCGCGGCCTCGCCGAGACGCTGCAGCGCATGGGTTCCCTGGAGATCCTCGACGATTCCGCGGAGAAGCCGCCCCACCTGCTGCTTCCCCCCTCTTCGGAGGGCGCCGGTCTGACGGCCCGCGTGGTGCGCGCCGACGCGTCCCGCCCGGAAAGCGTCACCGTGCGCCTGTCCGGCGCCGACGGCCGCCTGCTGACCCGCCAGCCCGTCGCCTTCGAGGCGGGGCAGCTCACCCGCGAGGTCCGCTTCGAGGTGCCGGCGGAGCTGCGCAACGACGCCGCCAGCCTGCGCGTGGAGAACGACACCACCGCCGGGGCCACCGTCCTGCTCGACGAGCGCTGGCGGCGCCGGCCGGTCGGGCTGGCCTCGGGCCGCGCCAACGGCGAGAACCAGCCGCTGCTGTCCGACCTGCACTATCTGGAACGGGCGCTGGCCCCCTACAACGAGGTGCGCCGCGGCGAGCCGGACGAGCTCCTCAAGCGCGACTTGGCCGTGCTGGTGCTGTCGGACATCGGCGCCCTGACCGGGCAGGAGGCCCAGACCATCGAGGACTGGGTGCGCAAGGGCGGCGTGCTGCTGCGCTTCGCCGGGCCGCGGCTGGCCCAGAACCCCGACCGTCTGGTCCCGGTGCGGCTGCGGCTGGGCGACCGGGCCCTGGGCGGCGCCCTGTCCTGGTCGGAGCCGGCGAAGCTCCAGCCCTTCGACGGCCGCAGTCCCTTCGCCGGCCTGCACATCCCCGACGACGTCGCCGTGTCGCGCCAAGTGCTGGCCGAGCCGGCGCTGGACCTCGCCGACCGCACCTGGGCGCGGCTCCAGGACGGCACGCCCCTGGTCACCTCGGAAAAGCGCGGAGACGGCTACATCGTGCTCGTCCACACCACCGCCAGCCCGGAATGGTCCAACCTGCCGATGTCCGGCCTGTTCGTCGATATGCTGCGCCGTCTGGTGACGCTGAGCGGCGGCGTCGCCGGGGGCGCCCACGGCGGCACGCTGGAGCCGCTGGAGGTGCTGGACGGCTTCGGCCGGCTGGTGCCGCCGCCGGCCGCCGCCTTCCCCATCGCCGGGGACGCCGGCGCCGACGTGATCGGCCCGCGCCACCCGCCGGGCTTCTACGGCACCGAGGAGGCCCGCCGCGCCCTGAACCTGACCGCCACGCTGACGCGGATCGAGCCGCTGGGCGCCATGCCCGGCGGGGTCGCCCGCGGCCCCTACGGCACGCGGGGCGAGGTGGCGCTGAAGCCGGCGCTTCTCGGCATCGCGCTGACGCTCGCCATGATCGACCTGCTGATCGCCCTGATGCTGCGCGGTCTGCTCGGCGGCTTGCGGTTCGGCGGCAAGCGCCGCCGCGCCGGAGCCGCCGCCGCGGTCCTGCTGACGCTGGGCGCGGCGCTTCCCATGGCCGCGGTGCCCTGGTCCCCCGCCCGCGCCGACGACGCGCAGTCGACCAAGGTGACGGCGGAAACCTACCTCGCCTATGTGCGCACCGGGGACGGCACGGTGGACGACACCTCGCGCGCCGGGCTCGAAAGCCTCGTGGATGTGCTGACCCGCCGCACCGCGGTCGAGGCCGCCGGGGCGGTGGGCGTCGATCCGGAAAGCGACGAGCTGGCCTTCTACCCGCTGCTCTACTGGCCGGTGTCCGGCGGGCAGCGCGCGCTGAGCGACCACGCCCGCGCCCGGCTGAACGAGTACATGCGCAACGGCGGCACCATCCTGTTCGACACGCGCGACCAGTCGGCGGGTGCCGTCGGCGGCAATCAGGCGCTCCAGGGCATGGTGCAGGGGCTGGACATCCCGCCGCTGGCCTTGGTCCCGCCCGACCATGTTCTGACCAAGTCCTTCTACCTGCTGAACGATTTCCCCGGCCGCTACAACGGCGGCAATTTGTGGATCGAGGCGCGCGAGGGCCGCGCCAACGACGGCGTGTCCCCTGTGCTGATCGGCGGCAACGACTGGGCCGCCGCCTGGGCGGCGAACCGCAACGGCCAGCCGCTCTACGCCGTCGTCCCCGGCGGCGAGCGGCAGCGCGAGATGGCCTACCGGTTCGGCGTCAACCTCGTCATGTACGCGCTGACCGGCAACTACAAGGCCGATCAGGTCCATGTGCCCGCGATCCTTGAGAGGCTCGGCCAGTGA
- a CDS encoding helix-turn-helix domain-containing protein gives MSAFEVSKPLSINGSDTSSPEDWEAIQPTNWPQLWLWLDCIPFAERAGHPPASGAVVAVAARLARHYNTDKGTCYPSVAKLSRDACVSSTMVRKALRWLISVSLITKTGRGKGIHTLSNLYRLTFPEWCVQFDSEEPGELNISKLKPELLKRQPSATPLHSVQTPLNIVHPPLHIVHPPLHIVPRNGEGNVEGKIEGNDEASGDMTYKLSAAGSLRSLAAPEISGPEEGSGESSGLKGEEQPAGSTLGAAAPHPASVCLPPGPSETPAGPAGVIDQEAAPQVEQPAASLAPLYADQHVQIIADAIKAWTKGDLSKPLVTRPGDNWRPAECQKIITLLNEQYQFGVEPSEANAEAIKPFVTKAQQRLLSDKIKTRK, from the coding sequence ATGAGTGCTTTTGAAGTTTCAAAACCTCTCTCGATCAACGGGAGCGATACTAGTTCACCGGAGGATTGGGAGGCAATCCAGCCGACCAACTGGCCCCAGTTGTGGCTGTGGCTCGACTGCATCCCGTTCGCCGAAAGGGCCGGTCATCCCCCGGCATCGGGCGCGGTGGTCGCCGTCGCGGCCCGGCTGGCGCGCCACTACAACACCGACAAGGGCACCTGCTACCCCAGCGTCGCGAAGCTCAGCAGGGATGCGTGCGTGTCGTCCACGATGGTCCGCAAGGCCCTCCGGTGGCTTATCTCAGTCAGTCTGATTACGAAGACTGGCCGGGGGAAGGGCATTCATACCCTGTCGAACCTCTACCGGCTGACCTTCCCGGAATGGTGCGTGCAGTTCGACAGTGAGGAGCCGGGGGAACTGAACATCTCCAAGCTGAAGCCCGAGCTGCTGAAGCGCCAGCCCTCCGCCACCCCCCTGCACAGTGTGCAGACCCCCCTGAATATAGTTCACCCCCCTCTGCACATAGTTCACCCACCCCTGCACATAGTGCCGCGTAACGGAGAAGGTAACGTAGAAGGGAAGATTGAAGGGAATGATGAAGCTTCAGGAGATATGACTTATAAGTTGAGTGCCGCCGGGTCGCTGCGCTCCCTGGCGGCACCCGAGATTTCGGGACCGGAGGAAGGGAGTGGGGAATCCTCCGGCCTAAAGGGCGAGGAGCAACCCGCCGGCTCGACCTTGGGTGCGGCTGCGCCGCACCCGGCTTCCGTCTGCCTGCCGCCCGGCCCTTCCGAGACTCCCGCCGGCCCGGCGGGAGTCATCGACCAGGAGGCCGCGCCCCAGGTCGAGCAGCCGGCGGCCTCCTTGGCGCCGCTCTACGCCGACCAGCACGTTCAGATCATCGCCGACGCGATCAAGGCCTGGACGAAGGGCGACCTCTCCAAGCCGCTCGTCACCCGCCCCGGCGACAACTGGCGCCCCGCCGAGTGCCAGAAGATCATCACCCTGCTGAACGAGCAGTACCAGTTCGGCGTCGAGCCGAGCGAGGCGAACGCCGAGGCGATCAAGCCCTTCGTCACGAAGGCGCAGCAGCGCTTGTTGAGCGACAAAATCAAAACAAGGAAATGA